One window of the Asticcacaulis sp. SL142 genome contains the following:
- a CDS encoding CaiB/BaiF CoA transferase family protein, with amino-acid sequence MKPLSGIKVLELARILAGPWAGQVLADLGAEVIKVERHVEGDDTRGWGPPFVHDTDGSVWGAAYFHATNRGKSSVCLDMATPEGQDAIKRLVSDADVVIENFKVGGLKKYGLDYDALKAVNPRLVYVSITGFGQDGPYAHRAGYDYIIQGMSGLMDITGEPHREPQKVGVAVVDLFTGVYASTAILAALRQRDMTGEGSHIDMALMDCAVAMLANQAMNYLTSGISPSRLGNAHPNIAPYQVFQVKDGHVIVAVGNDHQFRRFCQVLEADYVAENTAYQTNAGRVAARVQLEAALTPFMMMHTRAELLAKLEAAGVPAGPINRIGDVFNDPQVIHRGMKLELGAVSGVASPIVINGERMVADGPSPKLGQGKSDWETLT; translated from the coding sequence TTGAAACCCCTCTCCGGCATCAAAGTCTTAGAACTGGCGCGGATACTGGCGGGGCCGTGGGCCGGTCAGGTGCTGGCCGATCTGGGCGCCGAGGTCATCAAGGTTGAACGCCACGTTGAGGGCGATGACACCCGTGGCTGGGGCCCGCCGTTTGTCCATGACACCGACGGCAGCGTCTGGGGGGCCGCCTATTTCCATGCCACCAATCGCGGCAAATCCTCAGTCTGTCTAGATATGGCGACACCCGAAGGGCAGGACGCGATCAAGCGGCTGGTGTCCGACGCCGATGTGGTGATTGAGAACTTCAAGGTCGGCGGCTTGAAAAAATACGGCCTCGATTACGACGCCTTAAAAGCCGTCAATCCGCGTCTGGTCTATGTGTCGATCACCGGCTTCGGACAAGACGGACCCTATGCGCACCGTGCGGGCTATGACTACATCATTCAGGGTATGTCGGGCCTGATGGATATTACCGGTGAGCCGCACCGCGAACCGCAAAAGGTCGGCGTGGCGGTGGTCGATCTGTTCACCGGTGTCTATGCCTCAACGGCTATTCTGGCGGCCTTGCGTCAGCGCGATATGACCGGTGAGGGCAGTCATATCGACATGGCCCTGATGGATTGCGCGGTCGCCATGCTGGCTAATCAGGCGATGAATTATCTGACATCAGGGATATCGCCGTCGCGGCTTGGCAATGCCCATCCCAATATTGCGCCCTATCAGGTGTTTCAGGTCAAAGACGGCCACGTCATTGTCGCGGTTGGCAACGACCATCAGTTCCGGCGGTTCTGTCAGGTGCTGGAGGCCGACTATGTGGCTGAAAACACTGCATATCAAACCAATGCCGGACGGGTGGCCGCGCGCGTGCAGCTTGAGGCCGCACTTACCCCCTTCATGATGATGCACACGCGGGCAGAGTTGCTCGCCAAACTGGAGGCGGCGGGCGTACCGGCCGGGCCGATCAATCGCATCGGTGATGTGTTTAACGACCCGCAGGTTATTCACCGCGGCATGAAGCTGGAGTTGGGGGCGGTGTCCGGCGTGGCATCGCCGATTGTTATCAATGGCGAGCGCATGGTGGCCGATGGGCCATCGCCAAAACTGGGACAGGGGAAATCGGATTGGGAGACGCTAACATGA